The DNA region GACGCCGTGCGGTGGTCCGCGGGGCGGCGCTCCTCGTGCCCGCCCTGGCAGGCGTCACCGCATGCGGGCCGCAGAAGGCGGAGCACCGCTCGGACAGCGAACTGCACGACCGGATCCACGACGTGGTCACCGCCGAGCTGCCGAAGGGGCCCGGCGTCACCGTCCTCGCCGCGAGCGGGTCCGGCATCGTGTACAGCGAGAGCTTCGGATTCGCCGACCGCGCGCGCGGCATCCGGTGCGGACGCGGCACGGTGTACGACATCGCCTCCAACACCAAGCAGTTCACCGCGGCTGCCGTCCTGAAGCTGGAGTCGGAAGGCCGCGTCCACGTACGCGACCACCTCGGCGACCTGCTGGCGGGACTTCCCCCGCACATACGGCCCCTGACGGTCCACCAGCTCCTCTCCCACACCTCGGGCCTGCCCGAGTTCCTTCCCGACCGCTACGGCGACGACTACGCACCCCTGTCCCGCGCGGAGATGCTCCAGGCCCTGAACCGCACGGAGCTGCGCTCCCGGCCGGGCCGCGCCTTCCACTACTCCAATCTGGGATACAGCCTGCTCACCGCGGTCATCGAGGAACGCTCGGGGCTGACGTACGAGCAGTTCCTCGCCGACCGCCTCTTCCGCCCTGCGGGCCTGGAGCACACCGGCTACGTCAGACCGAGGTGGGCGCGGCGCGACATCGCCGTCGAGTACGACGAGCGGGGCAAGCCCGCGGGCCGACCGAACGACCAGCCCTGGGCGCCCGACGGACCGCACTGGAACCTGCGGGGCAACGGCGGCATGCTCTCCACGGCGACAGACCTCTTGCGCTGGCACGTCGCCCTGAACGGCCACGAGGTCCTCTCCGCCGACGCGCGCCGCAAGATGTTCACCCCGCACGCGTCCGCGACCGAGGACGCCGAGGACGGACCCGCGTACGGCTACGGCTGGGCCCTGGAGCCCGGCACGGGCGAACACCGCATCGCCTGGCACACCGGGCAGAGCCAGGTCGGCGGCTCCTACTCGGAGATCGTCCGCTCCGTCGACGGGCGGGCCCTGGTGGTGATGGCCACCAACTACAGCACCAGAAAGGGGACATGGGGAATCGCCGATCTCGAACTGGCCCGCGGGATCGTCGACCTCGTCCTGGAGGACTGACCACAGCCACCAGGATCGTGAAGTCGGCTACGGAGCACGGGGGTTGGGGGAGGGCAGGTCAAGATCCACAGGGTTTCGGGTCTGTCCCGAAGAGCGGCACGTTCGAACTGGTGCCCAATGATGGTCGCAGCCGGGGCCCCGGTCCCTCGGCGGCATGCCCCGAGGTGCACGAGTCGCCGCGCGCGGGCCACCGTTTCCCTTGCCGGAGGGCGGAAGGGGAGCGTCCGGCATCGATGCCCGAAGGGGCAGGAGCGGACGGAGCGTGCCCGAGGCGGTGTGCCTCGTACCTCGCTGTGCGTGTAACAGGGATGTATTGGCGGGCGGTCGGGATGAACGCGGCTTCGAGTCGGGCGGCTCATGCAGGTCAGCAACGCCCGCTCGCACCGGCTCGTACGACTCGGAGCGAGCGGCCGACATCCCGACCGACACCGAGGAAGAAACGATGCGCGTTCACAAGCTCACCTTCGCCGCCCTGGCCGTTGCCGCGACCCTCTCGCTCTCGGCGTGCAACGACGGTGACGACTCGGCAGGGGACTCCCCGTCGGCCGAGTCCACCGCTTCGTCCTCGTCCGGCGGTTCGGGTTCGGGCGGCTCGGGCCAGGACGGCGGGAAGGACTCCGGCGGGAAGGGCTCGTCCGAGGAGGGCTCCGGCGGGCAGGGCGCGGCCACCGGCGGCGGCTCCGACACGAGCGCCAGGGTCGGCAAGTGCCGCACCGACGAGCTGGACATCTCCGCGTCGGACAGCACGGTCGACGGCGACACCGAGGGCACGGTCGCGGTGACGTTCAGGAACGGTGCCGGCAAGGACTGTTCCCTGACCGGATTCGCGGCGTCGACCTGAAGACCAGCGAGGGCGATCTCTCCGCGACCCGCACGGGCCGGTCAAGCCCGATGACGCTCAAGGACGGCGAGTCGGTGTCCTTCGGTGTCACCTACCCGGTCAACGACTCGGGCGGTTCCGGTGTCAGCGTCTCGGCGATCGTGGTGACGCCCCCCGGGGAGACGAAGTCGTTCTCGATGGAGTGGCCCGGCGCCTCGACCCTTCCGGTCACCGAGGGCGGCGGTTCCTCGGTGAAGGTCGGCCCGATGGGCGGCGCCGGTCAGGGCGGAGCGAACTGACCGGCTCGTCGAGCCGGGGGGGGCGTCAAGGCGGCGCGGGATGCCGGGAGGTGGGCGGGGCGCGGTGTATCGCGGGCGTATCGAAGAACGCGTACGCCGACGCACGGGTCTCCTGGCTGCCCTGAGGGCACGGACCGCGGTGGTCCGTGCCGAGGGCCTGGTGCCCCGGCTCCGGAAGGTGAGAGTGAAACGGAGCACGTCGTGCCGTATCGGAACGTTCGTCCGTCGCTGAGGGGGGCGGCCTTGCCGCCGGTGTCGCCCTGCTGATGGTGGCCCGGGCCGGGCCCGCCACCGCCGCCCCCGCGCGGGGCGGGAGCGTGCAGGCTCAAGGGGCCGCACGGCCACGGCTATCCCCCCCGACGCCGAGGGCGTGCCGCGTGACGTGGACCGTGCGACGCCAGCGTGACGGGCGGGGCCGGAGGGGCGGTCTCCACCAGCCCGGCGCCGTGGACCTCGACATCAGCAAGGCCATGGCGAGCGTCTTCTGCCCGACGTCCTCCTGGCTCCGCGAACCAGCTCGACGTGGCAACTCCACGACCGAGCCCTGCGAATCGACCCTGCGATCCGGCCCCGCGAACTCGGCACGTGGCGGTACCTCGTGGGCCCGACTGGCTGGTACCCGCATCCGCTTCCCGCTTCAATGGAGCAGGGGGCGGGCTCCGGGACCGCCAGTCGGGCAGTCGGCGGTCCGCCGCGGAGTGTGCCCCGCGCCATCCGCACCGCCCCGCGCACCACCGACGACCCGCAGCACCCGCCAAGGCCCCGCCGCACCCGCTCGCCTCGATCGGGGGAAACCACGTGAAGGCCATCGTGCAGGACGTCTACGGCTCGGCGGACACGCTCCACGTACGCGACGTCGAGCGTCCTTCCCCGGGCGAGGGCCAGGTGCTGGTACGCGTACACGCCGCGGGCGTCGGCCCGGACGTCCTGCACGTGATGACCGGACTGCCCCTGATGGCCCGCGCGTTCTTCGGGCTGCGCAGGCCGAGGAACCCCGTTCGGGGCTGGGACGGCGCCGGACGCGTCGAGTCGGTCGGCGCGAAGGTGACGGGCGTCGAACCCGGCGACGCGGTGTACGGGCACCTGGACGGCTCCTTCGCCGAGTACGCGCTCGCCAAGGCCGAGCGCATCGCGCCCAAGCCCGGGAACATCAACTTCGTGCAGGCCGCCGCCGTCCCGGTGTCGGCCGTCACCGCCTTGCAGGCGCTGCACGCCAAGGCGGGCCTGCGGGCCGGCCAGCGGGTCCTGGTCATCGGCGCCTCGGGCGGCGTCGGCAGCTTCGCCGTCCAGCTCGCCGTCGCCCACGGCGCGGAGGTCACCGGTGTCTGCGGGGGCCGCGCGGCCGCGTTCGTCCGCTCCCTCGGTGCCACGGCCGTCCTCGACCACACCCGCCAGGAGATCACCGAGACCCCGCACCGGTACGACGTCGTCGTCGACGCCGCAGGCAACCGCCCGCTGCCCCTGTTGCGCCGCGCCCTCACTCCCCACGGCACCCTCGTGCGCGTCGGCGGCGAGGGCGGAAGCCGCTGGTTCGGCGACACCGGGACCCAGCTGCGGATGGCCCTGCTGACCCGCTTCGCGCGGCACGACCTCCTCGGTCTGTGGACGGTCGTGCGCCGAGCGGACCTGGTGACCCTCACGTCGCTGATCGAGAGCGGCGCGATCACGCCGAGCGTCGACAGCGCCTACCCCCTGGCCGAGGCCCGGGCGGCCGTCCGCCGACTGGAGCGGGGCCATCCCCGGGGCAAGGTCGTCCTGACCGTGTCCCCCGGGGCCTGACCGGTGCGCCGGCCCTGACGCGGGCGGGAGCTCAGGCGAACGGGTCGCCCGCCACCCCGCTCAGACGGACCAGTCCGGGGCTGCCCTCGCCGCCGTTGTCGGTGACGCGCGCGTACAGCGTGTAGGCCGAGCCGGTCTCCTCGGCCCGGGCGCGCACCCACGTGAGGACTTCCTCCACGTCGGCGCCGGTCACCTCGTACTCGTCCGACGCCCCCGGCGACGCCTCCCAGAAGTACGCCCGGTAGGTCGCGTCGTCGTGCTCCCAGGTGGTGTCTCGCGGATCCACTGCTCGTACGTGCATGGGGCAACCGTATCGGCAGGGGCGCGCGGCCGGTCCGCCGACGTGGGACGGTCGCCCGCCGGCGGGGAGCCGAAGCCCTCGACGGCGGGCCGCTAGACCTTCGGATCCGCCTGCCTCTCCTCGGCGAGGAGCCCGAGCGGCACCTCGTCCAGGACTTCACCCCTCACCCAGGCCGAGGAGCGCAGCACGCCCTCGCGGACGAAGCCGTTGCGCTCGGCGGCGCGGAGCATCACGGCGTTGTCGGCCAGCGTCTCGATCCGCACCCGCCGCGGACCGCGCACGACGAAGCCGTAGTGGCAGAGGACCCTGACCGCGTCGGTGCCGTAGCCCTTGCCGCGCAGGGACGGCAGCAGGCCCACGCCGATGTGCGCGGAGCGGTTGTGGGTGTCGATGTCCCACAGCCACGCGCAGCCGGCCGGCGTGCCGCCGTCCAGCTCCACCACCGAGAACGCGGCGTACCGGTCCTGCTTGTCGTCCACGACGACCCTGGACTCCTTGGAGCCCGGCATGACCGGCCGCCACGGCCGGCCGTCGGACCGCGAGTGGTTCTCCACGTCGTCATGGAGCTCGGCCTGGAGAATCGGGATGTCGTCCTCATGGCGGGCCCTCAGCCCGACTTTGCCGCCCTTGAGCATGGGAGCTTCCTGTCCGGACGCGCCGTCCAGCTGCAAACGAATCAGCGGTCCGTCGCGGCCGGTGCGGTGGGCGGCGGTGCCACTGCGCTACGGCCGTACCGCCACCGCGTCGATCTCGAAGAGCATGCCCGGGAGCGCGAGCGCGGCGACGCCGCTGAGGGTCTGGGCGGGCAGCCGGTCGCCGAAGCGCGCGTGCAGCGCCTTGCCGAGGGCCTCCAGCTTCTCCTGGTCGTGGTCGACGATGAAGCTGCCGAGCCGGACCACGTGCTCGTAGCCGAGACCGACTCCCTCCAGCGCCGACTGGAGCCGGTCGAGGGCGAGTTCCACCTGCGTGGCGAAATCGCCGGGGACGGGGGCGCCGGTGCTGTCGGATGCGTACTGCCCGGCGATGAAGACGAGTTCGCCGGGCGCCGACACGGCGTGGCTGTAGCCGAAGGGGGTCGGGTCGTGGAGGGCGGCCGGGTTGGTGATGGTGCGGTGATCGTTCGTCATGTCCGGTCGAACACCCGTGCAGGTCGCTTCATTCCGGCCGCGTGCCAGGAGTCCCGGCACGACAGCGCTGACACCCGATGGCGCTGACATCCGGCAGGGCTGTCCGTGGGGGCTGCCGGATCCGAAGTGGGCGTGAATGCGCCCCGCCCCATGGACCTCGCCCGGGGGCATGGTGCACGGTGACTGTACTTTGACAACCGCGGGGTCATGATGAGTGGTGTTGTGGAGCGAGTTGAGGTCGCCCGGACGTTCGAGCGGTGCGAGGAATCGCGCCTTGTGGTCCGACGGGCGTTCGACCGGGCCCGTCACATGCAGGCGAAGGCCACGGAGATGCGGTTGCGGACCGAGCAGATGCGCTGGGACGGGCCCCCTGGGGCGGGCCTGCGGGGTCGTGTCACGGGGGAGCGGCGTCGTCGGGGTGGTAGCGGGCCTTGATGGGGGCGCGTTCGCCCTCGCGGACCTGCCCGAACCAGCCTGCTGGCCCTACGCCTTCCCGGCTGAGCCGCGCCCCGGCAGCCGCTCCGTGAC from Streptomyces flavofungini includes:
- a CDS encoding serine hydrolase domain-containing protein, coding for MGRRAVVRGAALLVPALAGVTACGPQKAEHRSDSELHDRIHDVVTAELPKGPGVTVLAASGSGIVYSESFGFADRARGIRCGRGTVYDIASNTKQFTAAAVLKLESEGRVHVRDHLGDLLAGLPPHIRPLTVHQLLSHTSGLPEFLPDRYGDDYAPLSRAEMLQALNRTELRSRPGRAFHYSNLGYSLLTAVIEERSGLTYEQFLADRLFRPAGLEHTGYVRPRWARRDIAVEYDERGKPAGRPNDQPWAPDGPHWNLRGNGGMLSTATDLLRWHVALNGHEVLSADARRKMFTPHASATEDAEDGPAYGYGWALEPGTGEHRIAWHTGQSQVGGSYSEIVRSVDGRALVVMATNYSTRKGTWGIADLELARGIVDLVLED
- a CDS encoding NAD(P)-dependent alcohol dehydrogenase — encoded protein: MKAIVQDVYGSADTLHVRDVERPSPGEGQVLVRVHAAGVGPDVLHVMTGLPLMARAFFGLRRPRNPVRGWDGAGRVESVGAKVTGVEPGDAVYGHLDGSFAEYALAKAERIAPKPGNINFVQAAAVPVSAVTALQALHAKAGLRAGQRVLVIGASGGVGSFAVQLAVAHGAEVTGVCGGRAAAFVRSLGATAVLDHTRQEITETPHRYDVVVDAAGNRPLPLLRRALTPHGTLVRVGGEGGSRWFGDTGTQLRMALLTRFARHDLLGLWTVVRRADLVTLTSLIESGAITPSVDSAYPLAEARAAVRRLERGHPRGKVVLTVSPGA
- a CDS encoding GNAT family N-acetyltransferase gives rise to the protein MLKGGKVGLRARHEDDIPILQAELHDDVENHSRSDGRPWRPVMPGSKESRVVVDDKQDRYAAFSVVELDGGTPAGCAWLWDIDTHNRSAHIGVGLLPSLRGKGYGTDAVRVLCHYGFVVRGPRRVRIETLADNAVMLRAAERNGFVREGVLRSSAWVRGEVLDEVPLGLLAEERQADPKV
- a CDS encoding RidA family protein codes for the protein MTNDHRTITNPAALHDPTPFGYSHAVSAPGELVFIAGQYASDSTGAPVPGDFATQVELALDRLQSALEGVGLGYEHVVRLGSFIVDHDQEKLEALGKALHARFGDRLPAQTLSGVAALALPGMLFEIDAVAVRP